The following nucleotide sequence is from Anaerococcus sp. Marseille-Q7828.
ATTATTATGAAAAATTTATCTGTATTAAAGGACTGGATGATTACATCTACGAAAATCCCTTTTAACAAAAGACCTAAAACAGAGAGTAGACCAATCTCAACGTCAAAAATCCAAATAGAAGCAATAGTAAAGATACCATCTACCGCTAGAAGGGCCTTGCCTACTTCAAGTGATGAGAATTTCTTCAAAATCATAGCAATTATATCAGTTCCCCCAGAACTTGCTGCAAGGTTAAAAAGTATTGCAGAGCCAAAGGCTGATATGATTAGTGTGTACACTAGCTCTAGCATTTTGTTGCCTGTAAGCGATCCTTCGATTGGACAAATGTAGTCAAGGGCAAGAGCTGTTAGTGAGTTTAGTATAGCAACATAACCTGTCCTTAGGGTGAAATGCTTGCCAAGGATAAAGAAAGCTATGACTAACAAAGCTATGTTTATAATTAGGGTTAATTGAGGACGTGTAAGAGGAATGAAGGTTGAAGCGATGATACTCATTCCCTCAACCCCACCAATTACAAATGAATTTGGATATTTAAAAAAGTGTGTGCCACAAGCCATTAGTATTGCGGCAAAAGCCATGAGCAAATACCTAGTCAACTCATCCATAGGGTCGTGATTGTATTTGGCCATAGCCCTTCTTTCCAAGTAATTATTTATAAAATGTCTTCCAAAAATCTCATTATTCCTTTTCTCATCGGAACATTCTTTATCCACCATTATCTCCTTAATTAGTTGTCTGAATAATTATCAAAATAGCCTTGGACTAAAACAATTGGTGTTCCCTTATCTCCAGAACCTGATGTTAGGTCAGCTAGAGATCCTAGCAAATCAGTGATTTGTCTAGGTGTAGTACCTAGGGTTTCGTTTTTGCCTACTAGTTCTTTTTCTTTTTTTGAAATCCTATCAACCATAGCATTTGTCCTATCTTCTATAGACAAATCAGCAAATTCATTATCTGCTATATATTTGATTTTGATCTCGCTTGGAGTACCCATTAGCCCCTTTGTAAAGGCAGGAGATACAACAGGGTCTGCTAGCTCCCAAATTTTGCCTACTGGATCTTTGAATGCTCCATCACCATAGATCATAACTTCGATTTTTTTGCCAAATTCTTTTATTAATTTTTCTTGAAGCTTACTTACAAATACTTCTCCATCCCTTGGGAAGAGTTTTACCATATTTTCTGTAGATAGGTTTGAACCCAATAGACCATATTGGCTGTTGTAACCTGAACCATCTATAGATTCTGTCATAATATCGTCTAAGGATAGAATGCTTTCTCCGCCAGCTTCTTTTAGTTGTCTTTTTACAATATTTCTTGTGTGTATTGAGCAAACTAGTACATTCTTTGAAAACTTAAGTGAATCAACTGGATTGTTCAAAAAGTGAATCTCAGAATTTGCTGCCATTTCAGTGTAAAGTGATGGATAGTCAATACCAGTAAATGTGTGTTTGTACTCACCAGCGACTTTTCTAAATTCATCTAGGTCAAGTACGTCTTTGTAAGGATTGATGTCACTATTAAATAGGTCCATTTCATCCATAAGGTAATTTCCTACCTCATCTTGTGGATAAGATAGACAAATATGTAGTTTCTTGCCTGATTTTGCTATAGCCTTTAGTAGAATTGAAAATCTATTTCTTGAAAGAATCGGAAATAAAACTACCAATTCATCACCGTCAAATTTATTGTTGATGTCCTTTGCTATTTGATCTATAGAAGCGTAGTTACCTTGAGCTCTTGCTACTAGAGATTCTGTGACGCATACAACGTCCTTGTCGTTAATTTCTATATTGTGGGTCTCGCTTGCATCTTTTACGCTTTTAGAGACGATTTCTACTAAATCATCACCTTTTTCTATAATTGGTGCACGAAGTCCAAATGTTCTTGTTCCTATATATCTTTTCATTATAATCCCCTTTCTAAAAAATTATACTTTCATATTTCCAATATAAAAGATGCTAAAATTAACTTCTAGCATCAAATTTTGATCCACATTTTGGACATTTTACTTTTATCTTTCCTTTTTTCTTTGGAATTCTAAGTTTTTGCCCACAAATTGGACAAGTAATGTACTTGTGATCTTTGTCATTTCTTTTTGATTTTATATCACCTTTAAACCCACCCAAGGATTTTTTAATCGGATTTAGGAACTTATCCTTAAAATAATTATTTTCAAGCCTTCTCTTTTCAATATTTTTAGAAAAGGCTCTAAAAATAGCATAGGCAAAAAACACAAATCCCAAAGTATACAAAAAAGATGATTTGGCAAAATATGAGATTAGGGATGTGATTATCCCAGCCCATAGTAAAAATATTCCAAATTCGTCTGTATTTATTTTATTATTCATCAATTCCCTCAACTAATTCTTCTAAAATTTTGCTGATATCTCCTTGGATGAGATAATCAGCCCTAGAATCCCTGCCAGTAGGGTCCATATTTATTAATACTAATTTATTTCCCCTATAAAAATCTATAAGACCTGCTGCAGGATATACGGCAAGAGATGTCCCTCCGATTATTAGTACGTCAGCATTGCTTATAAGATTTATAGCATAGGAAATATTATTCTGGTCAAGACCTTCGCCATATAAAACTATGTCTGGCCTTACAATACCACCACAGGCGTCGCATTTCACTAAGCCATTAAATTTTTTTGTATAGGAAAGATCAAAATTCTTCCCACACTTGGTACAATAAAAATCAACTAAGTTGCCGTGAAGCTCTATGACGTTTTTGCTTCCTGCATCCTGGTGAAGACCGTCAATATTTTGGGTAATGATTCCCTTAAGCTTGCCCATTTTCTCAAGCTTGGTCAAAGCATAGTGGCAGGCATTTGGTTTTATACCCTCTATCATTAGATTTTCTCTGCAATAGGTCATAAATTCATCTGGATGATTTATAAAAAACTCATGGCTTAGCATATATTCTGGAGAGTAATTTGAATTGTTTTCTTTGTTATAAAGGCCTGTAGCAGACCTAAAATCAGGCAGACCTGATGCAGTAGAAACTCCTGCTCCTCCAAAAAACACAATATTATTAGAATCTCTGATTATCTGTTTTACCTTATCAAAATTTTCCATAATAACTCCATTCTATAAATCTAAGTTCTCCTCTAGATTACCAGTATTTAAAGTCCACATTCCTATCAAAACTATTATATAGTATATCAGTGTTGTTAGATTCTTATATATGCCCAATTTTCCTATAGCAAAAGGATATATGAAGGCATAATTCATAGGCAAGGCGTGCTGGATACCAGATCCTACTAAAACTAAGGAATAATTCTTACATATGAAAAATCCTAGTATTAGGATGAGTCCTATCATAAGTATTATTATTGCATTGCCATGATTTTTCTTAGTAAATCTATTTCTTGCTTGGCCATAAAAACTTATGGCAAAAAATATCAAAAACCATATAAGTCCTAGGAAAAAGTAATAAAGCAAATCACTTGTGATCTGATAGTTTAATAATTTCAACAAAATTAATGTGAAAATCAAATTGTAAATATATACTAAGACTAGCAATAATAATTTGCTTGTAAAATACTTAGATCTTCCCATAGGCAAAGAAAAAATAATAGTTGATGAACTTGTAAACAAGTCTTTTCTTATAAGGCCAATCGCAAAGCTTACTATAGCAAAGGCAAATATTATTAATATCACATTGAAGACCATCTTGTAGGATAAGATGCTATCAAGGGATAGAAAATTAATTGGTGCAAATTCTAAGGCCAGGCCAAAGACTATAAGTAAGGCAAAGAGAATACTTACATTCCTAAAATATCTTTTATTTCTAATTAAATCAAATTTCAAAAAATTCATAATCTCAACCTAAATAAATATTGTCATAAAATTCACTTATACCAACTTCTTCTTTTTTGCCAATATTTATAGGAGTATCTCTATAGTGAGTCTTTCCATTTTCAAGGAAAATCACTTCGTTGATGAGATTTTCCACTAATTCTAGTTGCTGAGAGGCAATAAGGAAAGTTTTATTTCCATCAATTCTATCAATCAAAAGATCCATAGCTTTACTAGTAGATATTGGGTCTAGGCCATCAAAAACTTCATCCAAAAGGAAAATCTCAGCATTGCTAGCCAGGGCCAGGGCAAGATTTAACTTTTGTCTTTGGCCCTTGGATAAACCCATAGCCATTCTTTTTTCATCAAGACCAAGGAATTCTAGGATTTCTTTTGACTCATCTGATGAAAAATCAGGATAAAAATGTTCATATAAACTGATTAAATCGATTATCCTAAGCTTTTCCTCAATAATTAAGTCATCAGCCTTATAAATAATATTTTTCTTTATATCAGGGCTAAGCTTTTCACCCAAGATATTAAAAGATCCAGAATCCGCCTTAACAAGACCAGTCAAAATCTTAATAAGTGTAGATTTGCCCGATCCACTTGGTCCAAGCAGGCCAACCACCTTTCCTTTTTCAACGTCAAAAGATATGTCATCAAGGGCTGGGTTATTATTATATTTTTTACTTATATTATTAACTTCAATAGCCTTATCCATTTGCCAGACTCCTAAGTTTCAAAATCTCTATAACATCATCGAGGCTCAAACCGATTTTATTGAGATTGGCTGAGAAATCATTGATATATCGGTTTAGATATTGATTTTTTAACAAGCCAATCTTTTGATTATCAAAAATATAATAATATCCATCAGATCTTTCTTCGATAATATTTTCTCTCTTTAGAACTTCCACCAATTCCAAATAATAATGCGGATTTATTTTAAACTTACTGGTGAAAAACTTT
It contains:
- a CDS encoding YitT family protein; its protein translation is MDKECSDEKRNNEIFGRHFINNYLERRAMAKYNHDPMDELTRYLLMAFAAILMACGTHFFKYPNSFVIGGVEGMSIIASTFIPLTRPQLTLIINIALLVIAFFILGKHFTLRTGYVAILNSLTALALDYICPIEGSLTGNKMLELVYTLIISAFGSAILFNLAASSGGTDIIAMILKKFSSLEVGKALLAVDGIFTIASIWIFDVEIGLLSVLGLLLKGIFVDVIIQSFNTDKFFIIITTKPKEIGSFIRDDLNRSATVLDGMGLYKGVKRSIFFLVLSPKEAPRTRAFLKNIDPYAFITILNTSKIIGKGFYLTSDSE
- a CDS encoding coenzyme F420-0:L-glutamate ligase, producing MKRYIGTRTFGLRAPIIEKGDDLVEIVSKSVKDASETHNIEINDKDVVCVTESLVARAQGNYASIDQIAKDINNKFDGDELVVLFPILSRNRFSILLKAIAKSGKKLHICLSYPQDEVGNYLMDEMDLFNSDINPYKDVLDLDEFRKVAGEYKHTFTGIDYPSLYTEMAANSEIHFLNNPVDSLKFSKNVLVCSIHTRNIVKRQLKEAGGESILSLDDIMTESIDGSGYNSQYGLLGSNLSTENMVKLFPRDGEVFVSKLQEKLIKEFGKKIEVMIYGDGAFKDPVGKIWELADPVVSPAFTKGLMGTPSEIKIKYIADNEFADLSIEDRTNAMVDRISKKEKELVGKNETLGTTPRQITDLLGSLADLTSGSGDKGTPIVLVQGYFDNYSDN
- a CDS encoding NAD-dependent protein deacylase, which translates into the protein MENFDKVKQIIRDSNNIVFFGGAGVSTASGLPDFRSATGLYNKENNSNYSPEYMLSHEFFINHPDEFMTYCRENLMIEGIKPNACHYALTKLEKMGKLKGIITQNIDGLHQDAGSKNVIELHGNLVDFYCTKCGKNFDLSYTKKFNGLVKCDACGGIVRPDIVLYGEGLDQNNISYAINLISNADVLIIGGTSLAVYPAAGLIDFYRGNKLVLINMDPTGRDSRADYLIQGDISKILEELVEGIDE
- a CDS encoding ABC transporter ATP-binding protein codes for the protein MDKAIEVNNISKKYNNNPALDDISFDVEKGKVVGLLGPSGSGKSTLIKILTGLVKADSGSFNILGEKLSPDIKKNIIYKADDLIIEEKLRIIDLISLYEHFYPDFSSDESKEILEFLGLDEKRMAMGLSKGQRQKLNLALALASNAEIFLLDEVFDGLDPISTSKAMDLLIDRIDGNKTFLIASQQLELVENLINEVIFLENGKTHYRDTPINIGKKEEVGISEFYDNIYLG
- a CDS encoding GntR family transcriptional regulator translates to MTYTSKLDEIKDYIIIDILSGKIKSGDKLKDRKFFTSKFKINPHYYLELVEVLKRENIIEERSDGYYYIFDNQKIGLLKNQYLNRYINDFSANLNKIGLSLDDVIEILKLRSLANG